A portion of the Desulfobacterales bacterium genome contains these proteins:
- a CDS encoding YggT family protein has protein sequence MFIIGYFLMAAAKVIDFVLLFFMWIVVARAVLSWVSPDPFNPIVRFIHNVTEPVLYPIRRYLPMGFAGIDFSPIIVFIAIIFFRTFLVNSLLRLAQFLL, from the coding sequence ATGTTTATTATCGGTTATTTTTTGATGGCAGCCGCGAAGGTCATCGACTTTGTGCTCCTTTTTTTCATGTGGATAGTCGTGGCCCGGGCAGTGTTGTCCTGGGTCAGCCCGGACCCGTTCAATCCGATTGTCCGGTTTATTCATAATGTGACAGAGCCGGTGCTGTACCCGATTCGAAGGTACCTGCCCATGGGATTTGCGGGGATTGATTTTTCCCCGATTATCGTGTTCATTGCGATTATTTTTTTCAGGACGTTTCTGGTGAACAGTCTTTTGAGACTGGCTCAGTTTTTATTATGA
- the proC gene encoding pyrroline-5-carboxylate reductase, with protein MLDKKIGFIGAGNMAEAIIGAIIQSKICTPSLISVSDINQERVDFITEKYGVNPADSNTVLFSESRVIILAVKPQHLAAALSQIAAADTYRISERKLIISIAAGFPIKKIEADLYAPLDSASKNLLPIIRVMPNTPALVLAGISGISMNAHATQEDIVLARSILESMGQVIEFEEKMLDVVTAVSGSGPAYVFFLIESMIQAGIALGLTAGQARILTIQTVKGAVKLLEELDEAPETLRKKVTSPGGTTEAALNILNQYEVKNHIIQAIDAAAKRSTELSR; from the coding sequence ATGCTTGACAAAAAAATAGGCTTTATTGGTGCAGGCAACATGGCCGAAGCGATCATCGGGGCCATCATTCAGTCAAAAATCTGCACCCCGTCGCTGATCTCTGTCAGCGACATCAATCAGGAACGTGTCGATTTCATAACCGAAAAATATGGAGTAAATCCGGCCGACAGCAACACGGTCCTTTTTTCGGAAAGCAGGGTCATTATTCTTGCGGTCAAGCCCCAGCATCTTGCGGCTGCTCTTTCTCAAATTGCTGCAGCTGATACCTATCGGATTTCCGAGCGCAAATTAATCATATCCATCGCCGCCGGGTTTCCGATAAAAAAAATTGAGGCAGACCTGTACGCTCCGCTGGACAGCGCCTCGAAAAATCTGCTTCCGATCATTCGCGTGATGCCCAATACCCCTGCCCTGGTTCTGGCCGGCATATCCGGAATAAGCATGAATGCCCATGCAACCCAAGAAGATATAGTGCTTGCCCGATCCATTCTGGAATCAATGGGACAGGTCATCGAATTTGAAGAAAAAATGCTGGATGTGGTTACCGCGGTCTCAGGCTCGGGTCCGGCCTATGTTTTTTTCCTGATTGAATCCATGATTCAGGCAGGCATCGCGCTTGGATTAACCGCCGGGCAGGCACGAATTCTAACGATTCAGACAGTAAAAGGCGCCGTCAAACTTCTGGAAGAACTGGATGAGGCCCCTGAAACCCTCCGCAAAAAGGTGACATCCCCGGGCGGAACCACGGAAGCGGCATTGAACATCCTGAATCAGTATGAAGTCAAAAACCATATCATCCAGGCCATCGACGCAGCGGCAAAGCGATCAACAGAACTCAGCCGCTGA